ACAGGTGTAGATCCGACCACGGGTGCACCGGTGCTGGAAGATGTAAATAAAGATGGTAGTATCAATTCTGCTGACAGGCATATGAGCAATGTAGGTGTTCCTTATTATGGTGGTCTGACCAACTCTATCTCCTACAAGGGCCTTACGCTGGACTTCACCTTCCAGTTCAACCACAGGAACTACTACCTGAACAATACGCTGAATACTTACTTCTATCCTTTCGGATACGATATGACCAACCAGAGTACGGCGGTGCTGAACCGCTGGCACAACGCGGGTGATGCCAGCAATTACCCGGGAGCAAGTAAGAATTATTCTTCTAACTATTACTACTATGCTACCTCTGATGCAAACTGGGGCAACGCATCTTACCTCAAGTTCAAGACTTTGAGCCTGACTTACAATCTGCCAGGAAAATGGTTAAGCAAAGCCAGAATTGCCAATGCATCGATCTATGCAAGAGGCCAGAACCTCTATACATGGGCAAAGCAAAAGTATACACTGGATCCTGAAACCACCCAGCCGGGTACATTCCCTGGATTGGGTACCGGTCAGTACATTGCTGTACCACAGCTGCGTACTTTGACTGTAGGCCTGAATTTATCATTATAAAAAAGCAGAGAGATAATGAAGAAACTATCATATATATTACTGGCATTGGGGCTTAGCGCTACCTCATGCAAGAAATTCGTAACCATCGACAACGCACCGAATTCACTGTCTCCGACTGATGTATATGCAGCCGACGCAACAGCGACCAGTGCGGTCGTAGCGATGTACACTTACTACGCTACCACCTATAGCCTGCAATACTATACCTGGACGGCAGAATTGCTGGGTGATGATATCCAGTACCGTTATTACAGTTCTACACCGGGGCTGGCAGAATACCAGAATGGTAATGTAACCACCACGAACAATACGCTTCGTTATAACCAATGGTATTATCCATTTTATGTAGTTGCACAGGCAAACGGTGCGATTGATGGTCTGACGAAATCCACGACCCTTACCGGTTCAGTAAAGAACCAATTATTGGGTGAGAGTTATTTCATGCGTGCATTTCATTTCTTTTACCTGAACAATTTCTTTGGAGGGGTACCATTATCGCTTGATCCGGTGGCGCTGAACAACTCTGCGCTGGCCCGATCATCAAAGGCAGATGTATATGCACAGATCATCACAGACCTGAAAACAGCAGCAGATCTGCTGCCGGGTACATATACCGGCACCCTGCATGCAAGGGTGAATAAGCATGCCGCAGAAGCGCTGCTGGCGAGAGTATACCTCTACCAGAAAGACTACGCAAATGCGGTGACCTATGCTACAAAAGTGATCGGTGCAACAGATGTAACTTATAGTCTTTCTGACCTGGCTACGACTTTCAAGAACAGCAGCGCAGAAACCATCCTGCAGTTTGCTACCTACTATGGTTATACGAGTTTTGGCTACAGGGCAGCGGCGGCAACCACTATTCCTGATTACTACCTGTATAACAATTTCATGAACCAGTTTGAAACCGGGGATAACAGGAAAACTGCCTGGACAGATAGCCTGGTGAGTGGAGGTACCACCTATCGCCGTGTAAACAAATATAAACTGGGTACCGCGACTGCAGGTGATGAGTATTACGTAATACTGCGCCTGGCAGAGCAATACCTGATCCGTGCTGAAGCAAACGCGCAACTGAATAATATCTCAGCCGCACAGGCGGACCTGGATGCCGTTCGCAACCGTGCAGGCCTGGGCAATACGACTGCAGCAACTAAAGATGATCTGCTGACAGCCATTGCACAGGAACGCAAAATAGAATTGTTTGGCGAGCTGGGTCACCGCTGGTTTGACCTGGTACGTACCGGTCAGGCAGATGCTGTACTGAGCAAAGTAAAATCTACCTGGGTACCGCGGGATACCCTGATGCCAATTCCTTACCAGGAAATTCTGAACAACAAAAACCTGACCCAGAACCCGGGTTTTGAATGATCCATTTGTTAAAAAAGTATTCACATGAAAAAGATCACAACATTGTGTGTTATTGCTGCTATGTGCTGTGCCTCGGTAAAGGCACAGCGCATAGATAGCCTGTACAAAGCTTATGATAAGCTGGCTGCTTCTAAAGATGAAAAAGACCAGGCATACCTGCATGCTGAGTTATACAAACATCTGCAAAGTAAGAAAGAGGAAGACTGGCAGCTGGCAGCGAATACCTTCTACCGGCTGAATAAGAAAGAACTGGTAGATTCCATTCAGCGGGCAGAGAAGAAGAAATTTCCTGCGGGTAGTGCTGTAAGACAGGATTTCATCACAACCATTTATGATGAGAAAGATCCTGCGAAGAAAGAAGCATTGTACTACCAGCTGATCAAGCGCTTCCCGCCTGCTAAATTCGGGCCGGACAGGATCGCGTACGATTATGTAAGGAATGCAATTGGGGTTGCTTATGCGAATGTAGACAGTGTAGCCAAGGCCGTTAAATTTGCCAACATGGTAGAGACCTCTGCCTGGAAAGGTGAAGGCTGGGCAGGTATTGGTAATACGCTGGCCAGGAAAGGTCACTATAAAGAAGCGGAAGCATTGCTGAAAAAAGCAGTTGATACTTCCTACTCTTTTAAGATCGCGAAGGTACAAGACAATGCAGCGAAGTTTGCAGCAGTGGGTTACCGCTCTTATAATACCATCCTGTCTAAGATGCTGTATACTGATAAGAACTATGAAGAGGCGCTGAAGTATGCAGACAATGCCTATAAAGTGTACCAGGAAGCGGGTGAAGTGAATGGCAGTAACATGGATACTTATTCCAAGATCCTGATTGCAATGGGCCGTGATAAGGAAGCTTTTGAAAAAATCGATGAAGCGGTGAAAGCGGGCCAGGCTACGAATGACATGAAGACGGAACTGAAATCACTGTATGCAAAAGTGAAGGGCAGTGAGGGCTATGACGCGTACATCCAGGAGGTGAACCGTCAGCTGGTGGCGAAGATCACGAAGGAGCTGACAAAGCAGATGGTTAATACGCCGGCGCCTGATTTTACGCTGACAGATCTGAATGGTAAGAATGTAACGCTGAGTGAGCTGAAAGGAAAGATAGTGGTGCTGGATTTCTGGGCTACCTGGTGCGGACCTTGTAAGGCATCGTTCCCTGTGATGAAACAGGCGGTGCAGCGTTATGAGAAAGACAATGATGTACAGTTCCTGTTCATTCATACCTGGGAAAGGGATGATAAGGCGGTAGCGGATACGAAGAAGTTTATTGCGGATAATGATTATCCGTTTGAGGTGTTGATGGATTTAAATGAGCATAAGGCGGCGACGGCTTATAAGGTGAATAGTATACCGGCGAAGTTTGTGATAGATAAGGCGGGGAATGTGCGGTTTAAGTTCTCCGGGTTCTCTGGTGGGGCGGATGCGGCGCTGGAGGAGATTTCGGCGATGATATCATTGATCAGGGGATAGGCAGGTAATGGGATTAGCGGGGCGTGGGTGGTGGATTGGTGGGTGGTTAATTAGTGTGTTGGTGATGGTGGATTGGTGTGTTGTTGGTGATTACCTGGCGTATTGTTGGTGATTACATAACGTGTTGTTGACAATTAATTAGTGCGTTGTTGAGCATTACTTAGCGAACCAAAGGCTATTACTTAGCGAACCACAGGCTATTACTTATCAGGCCGCAGGCCAGTGGCCCAACGCACAACTTTTTGCCATGGCAAAAGTTGTGCGTTGTTTTTTTACTTAGTTGTGAAGTAAGTTTCTTTCAAATATTTATAGATCATCGCCTCCTGTTTGTCCGTACTATCTCCTTCCTGTAAATAGCGTTTATAATATCTCTTTGCGGCTGTTTCATTCTTCATATTCACCTCATACATTCTTCCGATACTGTATAAATGCATGGGCTGACGACTTAAAAAATAAGCCGTATCCAGGTTGGCCACAGCGGGTTTATACAGTTTCAATCCTTCATCATTGCTGGCGATGGCAGCATAATAATCCGGCAGGTATTTAGACCGTGCCAGATCAATGCAGGCATTTAACAGTTGATTACTTTCATCATAGTGTTTCAGTTTTGTTTGTGACAGGGCAGCATAATACATGATCTGTTCGGAGGAACTGTTATGGCTCTCAGCGTAGGTATTGATGTCAATACAGAACTGGTAGTCTTTGAGCGCGAAGCTGGCAGAGGTAACGAAGCTCATGGCGCCGGGCATCACGACTTCATGGGCGATCAGGTATTTACCCAGTAAGAGGCAGTTCCTGTAATTCTTCAGGAAGTAATTAGCCCTGATAGCGGTGGCGATGATGTAGTACTGGCTGGAATCTTTCTGCAGGTATACATTGAGAATGGAATCGGCAGAAGGATACATTTCCTGCCCGATGCGTTCATCGGCGAGGCGGTTCACGGTCTTCGGATCGCCGGGATTCATCTGGTAGGCTTTTAGCAGTAAAGCGAAGCCTTCTTCGGCCTGATCGTTCGTCAGCAGGGTGAAACTCAGTTGGCGGATGGCAACCGGGCTATTGGGCCGTAAAGCGGCAATACTGCGAAGGTGAGGTATGGCCAGGATGTACGCATGTTTATTGAGCAGGATATTAGCAATATATTGATGTGCTGAAACGTTGGCGCTATCCAGCATCAGGACTTTCTGATAGCCTTTGATAGCATCATCTTCATTCCCCGCCTGGTAAAAGGTATAGGCCAGCAACGATTGTTGTTTCACATTATTGGGGTCCAAATGGGCCTGTTGGTAGGCAATGGCATGCGGGTAATCCTGTTCCTGCAGGTATTCCATGACGGAATCAGCTTGTTGGGCAAAGATTGAGCTGGCTGGCAACAGGAGCAGCAGAAGGGTTCTGATCATACAAACTAACTGTTTAGTTTGTAAACTAACGATTTAGTTTTATATAACAAAATGTTATTTTACAGTTGGGCGGGATGGGTCTTTTATATTTGGAGGTAAGGTGTTTTCATGCCTATGAAGAAATTTCTCCTGGTGATTGTTTTGACCTTCCTGTTTATGGGTGCAGGGCTTAACCTGTTCAGGGTATTTTAATTCCTCGGAGGACAGCATTTCCCGCTTTTAGTTGATGATAAAAAATCCACTCTCTTTTCAAACTTTGGGGAATAAAATGGATCAAAGCAGCATAAATTCTGTCGATTGAAGCGGATTACACATTTTTATGGTTTGTACGGTGAGCCAGGCCCCAGACCAGATGGCGAATACCTGTTTTCGGAATTGCTGGAAACACGGAGTGAGCACTTTGACTGGAAGATAAAGCCGCATATCCATACGAATCTCTACCAGGTCTTTTTGATTGAGACTAAAAGGACCGGTTTTTTAGGGAACAATGAACCTACCTGGCTAACAGGTCCGACTATTTTATTGATACCACCGCTGGCCATACACGGGTTTAACTACCATGCAACGACGAAAGGGCGGATCCTGACGATTTCAGATAAACTGGTCAACAGTATCTTTCCTTCGGGGAATGGCATGCTGGAGGGCTTGCAGATCTTAACAAATTATGCTCCTCCATATAGTTTTAAATATGTAGTTAAACTGGTGGCGGACCTGCATGAAGAATTATTTAGTACGAGATATGAAAAGCAGCAGATGCTGACGGCCATGCTGCAACAGATCTTCCTGGTATTGTATCGCATCTGGCGACAGCATACTGCCGTGGTACCGGAAGCGGATAGTGTGTCATTGTCTTATTTTAGGAAATTGCAGAAACGGATTGCGGAGGCAGGGTCTAAGTACTCGATAGAGCAGTATGCGCGGGAACTGGGGATTACGCCTGTGCACCTGAACAGGGTATGCAATAGTGTGGCGGGTAAACCGGCGCATCAGCTATTGCAGGATCATTTGGTGGATGAAGCGAAAAAGCATTTAAGATATACTTCCTGTACGGTTTCGGAGATTGCTTATTTATTGAATTTTGAGTACCCGAATTATTTTGCGCGGTTCTTTAAGAAAGCGACAGGGCTTTCACCCAGCGAGTTCCGCAAGCAGTAAGGGCTTGTTTTGTAGTTGTGCTATGTTTGTAGAAATCATCATATTTATACAAGAGGAAAATAGCAGGTGTCTTTTGGGGGTTAGAATAATTTCCTTATATTAGATATGTTATGAAAAACGTAGTTCCATTGTTAATCCTCCTGTGTGTGGGAGCCTATGTACATGCACAGAAGATAGTAACCATTCAGGCGTCACAACATAGTTTTCCATTACCGGAGGTGATTTGTATTGATCAGCAGGATGACTGGCTGGTGGGGAAGGCTGCGGAGTTGTTGAGGGAGGATATGAGGAGGGTGACGGGGAGAGAGGTGAAGGTGGTATATGGGTTTCCGGGGGAGGGTGAACTGAGGAGGAAGGATGGAGATTCGGGGGGCGGCTTATTGGCAAGTGACACCTTGAATAGGAAGTATAGCGTTTCTTCTCAGAAGGCACATCCCGTTATTTTGATCGGCACTTTACAATCTTCACTAATAAAAGAATTGCATGTAGATACTACCGGTTTGACCGGTAAATGGGAGGCGTTCCGGATAACGGTTGCTGCTGGCCGGGTGATCATAATCGGCAGCGATAAAAGAGGCGCTGCATATGGGGCACTGGAATTGTCCAGGCAACTGGGTGTATCTCCCTGGTATTGGTGGGCCGATGTGCCTGTGATAAAGAAAAAGAAGGTATTTATACAGGAAGGGCGTTATGATTTTGGCCCGCCATCAGTACAATACAGGGGTATTTTCATCAATGACGAGGCCCCCGCATTTTCCGGTTGGACGCATGAAAAATTCGGCGGGTTTAATCATTTGGTATATGAAAAGGTATTTGAATTATTGCTTCGGTTGCGCGGGAATTATTTGTGGCCGGCAATGTGGGGAAACGCGTTTAATACGGATGATACATCAAACCCAGTGCTGGCAGATAAATGGGGGATTGTGATGGGAACGAGTCATCATGAGCCGATGTTGCGTGCGCAACAGGAATGGAAAAAGTATGGACGAGGTGCGTGGGATTATGTTTCGAATGATAGTATTCTTAGGGCATTTTGGCGAAAGGGTATTGTGAATATGGGTGGGCATGAAAGTATTGTAACGGTGGGGATGCGGGGAGATGGAGACATGCCGATGAGTAATGAGACGGCGACTGATTTACTGGAAAGGATCGTGAAGGATCAGCGGGAGATCATTAGTGGGGTGACGGGCAAGCCGGCATCGGAGACGCCGCAGATGTGGGCTTTGTATAAGGAGGTGCAGGATTATTATGATAAGGGGATGCGGGTACCGGATGATGTGACGTTGTTGTTGTGTGATGATAATTGGGGGAATATCAGGAGGTTGCCGGTGAGGGTGGTGGGGGTGGTCGTTGGGAAGGGATCAGGTGTGGTGGCGGATGAAGTGGTTGGAAAGGGAGAACCGGCGGAAAAGAATGCCCCCGTGGTAAAAACCAAATTTGCAAATCAGGGAACGGGTGCTTATACAGAGGCTAATAAAGAAAATGTGGCGAAGCGGAAAGGCGGATATGGCATCTATTATCATTTTGATTATGTGGGTGATCCAAGAAATTATAAATGGATCAATACGAATAATTTGGCGAGGGTATGGGAGCAATTGCATATGGCGAAGATGTATGGAGCAGATAAGGTGTGGATTGTGAATGTAGGGGATTTGAAGCCGATGGAGTTGCCGATTTCTTTTTTCATGGATTATGCATGGTCGGCAGGAGATACGATGAGGGATTGGTATGGGGAATTTGCAGAAGAGAATTTTGCAGGAGGTGGTGTTGAAAAACGCCATATTGAAAGGAAGAATGTTAAAGGGAAGAATGTTGAAGGCAGAAATGTTGATGACAAAAATATTGAAAGGAAGAATGTTAAAGGGAAGAATGTCAAATACAGAAATGTTGATGACAACACTGTTGAAAGGAAGAATGCTAAAGGGAAAAATGCTAAATACAGAAATATTGATAACAATACTGTTGAAAGGAAGAATGCCAAAGGGAAAAATGTTAAATACAGAAATATTGATAACAAGAATATTGAAAGAAAGAATGCTAAAGGGAAGAATGTTAAATACAGAAATGTTGATGACAAAACTGTTGAAAGGAAGAATGCCAAAGGGAAAAATGTTAAATACAGAAATATTGATAACAAGAATATTGAAAGAAAGAATGCTAAAGGGAAGAATGTTAAATACAGAAATGTTGATGACAAAACTGTTGAAAGGAAGAATGCCAAAGGGAAAAATGTTAAACACAGAAATGTTGATGACAAGAATGTTTCAACAGGGCGTTTAGCAAAGAGAAATATTGAATACACCAAAATAGGCACCTATCTGAGACAATACAGCGAAATGGCTGCCAGGCGAAAACCTGAATTACTGGATGAATATAGCTACCCCCTGGAGCAGTATAAAGAGATAGTCTCTGAATGGGCTACTTTAGCAAAAAAAGTACACTTGCACCACCCTTCAGATGCCTATTTTCAACTGGTACAATACCCTGTCGAAGCTATGTATAACCTCCACAGGTTGTACTACGCAGTCGCACTATACAAAACTGATAAAGCCAGGAATAAATTCTACGCAGACAGTGCACGAACCTATTATAAACGGGATTCGTTATTGACAATCGCTTATCATAAAATGGGCAATGGTAAATGGAATCATATGATGGACCAGACGCATATTGGCTATACAGGCTGGCAGCAACCACAAGTAAACAAAATGCCTGATTTATCCGGGCCATACCAACCGCCTGTAGTGCTGCCTAAAATATATAAACGGATCTATGCAACTGATTATGTAGCGAAACAAGGTGAGTGGCAAATTTTAAAAGGTATAGGAAAATTCGGAGATGGTATAACTAGTTTTACCGTGGATAATCATGACGATGGTTCAGCAGCAAAGATAAAGCTTAAAACAAATAATGACTCCGGTTATAAAGCCAATCCATCTCTGCATTATGAATTCCAGGCGTCAGGAGATCATAATATCTACCTTAACTTCTCTCCCACCCTGAACTTCCCACACGAAAAAGGATTAGCAATTGCCATATCAATTGATGGTGAAAAAGAAATTGAAATGACAATCAATGGTAATGATGATGATAAAAAAGTATGGGAGCAATGGGTCGCTAATAATATCATTCAAATAAAACTGAAAAGGACATTGAAACCAGGTATGCATGAATTGGTTTATTCTCAGCGCTCCCCTGGTATAATATTTCAAAGCATTGAACTGGAAAAAAACTAGAACTTATTTCGTAATTATCATTTAGAAATTGATTATCAATTCAAAATACCTATTTATGAAATGAGTTCTAAAAATGAAATATCGCTTTCTTAGTTTCCAAACAATAACTCAAGTATTGAACTGGAGAAAACTGAATCTGAATCCGAAAAACAGTTTTCTTAGTTTCCAAACAAATATCTGCTAGCATAAAACTGGAAAAACATAAATAACTATCTATGACCCACTTACTCAAAATCTGCCGGTATGCCGCTCTGCAAGGAATGATTTACCTGCTCGCATCCCTCCAGGGAATGACACAACCACTTGTAAAACATATTTACACAGCTGATCCATCCGCACATGTCTTTAACAACCGCATTTACATCTACCCATCCCACGACACCGCGACCGGGGTACCTGAAGACGACCTGGGTAGTCATTTCGACATGAAAGACTACCACATCCTATCCTTAGATCACGTCGGCGGAAAAGTAACGGATCATGGCGTAGCCCTCACTTTAAAAGACGTTCCATGGGCTCAAAAACAACTCTGGGCACCAGATGCCGCCTATGCTAACAACACCTACTATTTATACTTCCCTGCCAAAGACAGTACAGGCGTGTTTCACATAGGTGTCGCTAAAAGCAGCAAACCCGAAGGTCCCTTTAAAGCATTGCCCAAACCAATCCCCGGCAGTTACAGCATTGACCCCTGCGTTTTCAAAGATGAAGATGGCAATTTTTATATGTACTTCGGAGGCATATGGGGTGGGCAGCTACAAAAATGGGATCATAATAAATACAATAGCAAGGCTGGAAACAAAGCCGCCGATGAAAAAGCCGCCCTGCCAAGAGTGGCGAAGCTAAAAAAAGATATGACCAGCTTTGATGGCCAGGTGAAAGATGTCGTTATTTTGAATGAGAAGGGGCTGCCTTTTTATGAAAAGGACAATGATAAAAGATTCTTTGAAGCATCCTGGGTACACAAATATAAAGGGAAGTATTATTTCTCTTATTCCACCGGAGATACGCATAATTTATGCTACGCAATTGGTAATTCACCCTATGGGCCGTTTACTTATAAAGGTGTGATCATGACACCGGTTAAGGGCTGGACGACGCACCATTCTATTATTG
This window of the Chitinophaga sancti genome carries:
- a CDS encoding RagB/SusD family nutrient uptake outer membrane protein, whose amino-acid sequence is MKKLSYILLALGLSATSCKKFVTIDNAPNSLSPTDVYAADATATSAVVAMYTYYATTYSLQYYTWTAELLGDDIQYRYYSSTPGLAEYQNGNVTTTNNTLRYNQWYYPFYVVAQANGAIDGLTKSTTLTGSVKNQLLGESYFMRAFHFFYLNNFFGGVPLSLDPVALNNSALARSSKADVYAQIITDLKTAADLLPGTYTGTLHARVNKHAAEALLARVYLYQKDYANAVTYATKVIGATDVTYSLSDLATTFKNSSAETILQFATYYGYTSFGYRAAAATTIPDYYLYNNFMNQFETGDNRKTAWTDSLVSGGTTYRRVNKYKLGTATAGDEYYVILRLAEQYLIRAEANAQLNNISAAQADLDAVRNRAGLGNTTAATKDDLLTAIAQERKIELFGELGHRWFDLVRTGQADAVLSKVKSTWVPRDTLMPIPYQEILNNKNLTQNPGFE
- a CDS encoding TlpA disulfide reductase family protein, yielding MKKITTLCVIAAMCCASVKAQRIDSLYKAYDKLAASKDEKDQAYLHAELYKHLQSKKEEDWQLAANTFYRLNKKELVDSIQRAEKKKFPAGSAVRQDFITTIYDEKDPAKKEALYYQLIKRFPPAKFGPDRIAYDYVRNAIGVAYANVDSVAKAVKFANMVETSAWKGEGWAGIGNTLARKGHYKEAEALLKKAVDTSYSFKIAKVQDNAAKFAAVGYRSYNTILSKMLYTDKNYEEALKYADNAYKVYQEAGEVNGSNMDTYSKILIAMGRDKEAFEKIDEAVKAGQATNDMKTELKSLYAKVKGSEGYDAYIQEVNRQLVAKITKELTKQMVNTPAPDFTLTDLNGKNVTLSELKGKIVVLDFWATWCGPCKASFPVMKQAVQRYEKDNDVQFLFIHTWERDDKAVADTKKFIADNDYPFEVLMDLNEHKAATAYKVNSIPAKFVIDKAGNVRFKFSGFSGGADAALEEISAMISLIRG
- a CDS encoding tetratricopeptide repeat protein, translating into MIRTLLLLLLPASSIFAQQADSVMEYLQEQDYPHAIAYQQAHLDPNNVKQQSLLAYTFYQAGNEDDAIKGYQKVLMLDSANVSAHQYIANILLNKHAYILAIPHLRSIAALRPNSPVAIRQLSFTLLTNDQAEEGFALLLKAYQMNPGDPKTVNRLADERIGQEMYPSADSILNVYLQKDSSQYYIIATAIRANYFLKNYRNCLLLGKYLIAHEVVMPGAMSFVTSASFALKDYQFCIDINTYAESHNSSSEQIMYYAALSQTKLKHYDESNQLLNACIDLARSKYLPDYYAAIASNDEGLKLYKPAVANLDTAYFLSRQPMHLYSIGRMYEVNMKNETAAKRYYKRYLQEGDSTDKQEAMIYKYLKETYFTTK
- a CDS encoding helix-turn-helix domain-containing protein; protein product: MKRITHFYGLYGEPGPRPDGEYLFSELLETRSEHFDWKIKPHIHTNLYQVFLIETKRTGFLGNNEPTWLTGPTILLIPPLAIHGFNYHATTKGRILTISDKLVNSIFPSGNGMLEGLQILTNYAPPYSFKYVVKLVADLHEELFSTRYEKQQMLTAMLQQIFLVLYRIWRQHTAVVPEADSVSLSYFRKLQKRIAEAGSKYSIEQYARELGITPVHLNRVCNSVAGKPAHQLLQDHLVDEAKKHLRYTSCTVSEIAYLLNFEYPNYFARFFKKATGLSPSEFRKQ
- a CDS encoding glycosyl hydrolase 115 family protein, yielding MKNVVPLLILLCVGAYVHAQKIVTIQASQHSFPLPEVICIDQQDDWLVGKAAELLREDMRRVTGREVKVVYGFPGEGELRRKDGDSGGGLLASDTLNRKYSVSSQKAHPVILIGTLQSSLIKELHVDTTGLTGKWEAFRITVAAGRVIIIGSDKRGAAYGALELSRQLGVSPWYWWADVPVIKKKKVFIQEGRYDFGPPSVQYRGIFINDEAPAFSGWTHEKFGGFNHLVYEKVFELLLRLRGNYLWPAMWGNAFNTDDTSNPVLADKWGIVMGTSHHEPMLRAQQEWKKYGRGAWDYVSNDSILRAFWRKGIVNMGGHESIVTVGMRGDGDMPMSNETATDLLERIVKDQREIISGVTGKPASETPQMWALYKEVQDYYDKGMRVPDDVTLLLCDDNWGNIRRLPVRVVGVVVGKGSGVVADEVVGKGEPAEKNAPVVKTKFANQGTGAYTEANKENVAKRKGGYGIYYHFDYVGDPRNYKWINTNNLARVWEQLHMAKMYGADKVWIVNVGDLKPMELPISFFMDYAWSAGDTMRDWYGEFAEENFAGGGVEKRHIERKNVKGKNVEGRNVDDKNIERKNVKGKNVKYRNVDDNTVERKNAKGKNAKYRNIDNNTVERKNAKGKNVKYRNIDNKNIERKNAKGKNVKYRNVDDKTVERKNAKGKNVKYRNIDNKNIERKNAKGKNVKYRNVDDKTVERKNAKGKNVKHRNVDDKNVSTGRLAKRNIEYTKIGTYLRQYSEMAARRKPELLDEYSYPLEQYKEIVSEWATLAKKVHLHHPSDAYFQLVQYPVEAMYNLHRLYYAVALYKTDKARNKFYADSARTYYKRDSLLTIAYHKMGNGKWNHMMDQTHIGYTGWQQPQVNKMPDLSGPYQPPVVLPKIYKRIYATDYVAKQGEWQILKGIGKFGDGITSFTVDNHDDGSAAKIKLKTNNDSGYKANPSLHYEFQASGDHNIYLNFSPTLNFPHEKGLAIAISIDGEKEIEMTINGNDDDKKVWEQWVANNIIQIKLKRTLKPGMHELVYSQRSPGIIFQSIELEKN
- a CDS encoding glycoside hydrolase family 43 protein: MTHLLKICRYAALQGMIYLLASLQGMTQPLVKHIYTADPSAHVFNNRIYIYPSHDTATGVPEDDLGSHFDMKDYHILSLDHVGGKVTDHGVALTLKDVPWAQKQLWAPDAAYANNTYYLYFPAKDSTGVFHIGVAKSSKPEGPFKALPKPIPGSYSIDPCVFKDEDGNFYMYFGGIWGGQLQKWDHNKYNSKAGNKAADEKAALPRVAKLKKDMTSFDGQVKDVVILNEKGLPFYEKDNDKRFFEASWVHKYKGKYYFSYSTGDTHNLCYAIGNSPYGPFTYKGVIMTPVKGWTTHHSIIEKDGKWYLFYHDVELSGKTYLRNVKVTELHYKADGSIETIHPEI